CTCAACCAATTCGTCAGTGGGCTTAGTATTGTCGGGATTTTGCTTTTAACGGCTCTCGGCTTGGCGATTACCTTTGGGGTAATGCGGATTATTAATCTCGCTCATGGAGAGTTCATTACTGTAGGGGCTTATTCCAGCCTTTTGGTGCAAGATGCACTCGGGTTAGATTTAGTAATGAGCATTCCCATCTCATTTCTCATCGCTGGTCTAGTAGGCGCAATAACGGAAGTAAGCGTCATTCGTCGGCTTTATGGTCGTCCTCTAGAAACCCTACTGGCGACTTGGGGCTTGAGTATTGTCTTACGAGGAGTGATACGACTCTTATTTGGCGCACAACAGCAGTATGTACAATCGCCCCCTTATTTATCGGGGAGTGTGACCTTATTATCCGTTGAAGATAGCAGTGATATTACCCTATCTTATTATCGCCTTTTCATTATTGGCATTGCCCTTGCCTTACTCTTCCTGACAGCATTGCTTCTCTATGGCACAGGGTTAGGGCGAAAAATGCGGGCTGTGACGCAGAATCGACAAATGGCAGAATGTTTGGGCGTTAATACCAAATTAGTTGATTTACTCACCTTTGCCTATGGTTGCGGTTTAGCAGGGATTGCTGGCACAGTGATGTCTGCTTTTAGTACCGTTGCTCCCGAAATGGGTCAAAATTATTTACTCGATTCTTGGATGGTGGTTGTTGCTGGTGGGGTGGATCAATTATTTGGCACTCTCGCAGGAGCGATTTTAATTGGAGAAGGTAATGCCATGATTGCCTACTTTACCAATGATCCCACTGCCCGAGTCATTATTTTACTAGGGGTGATTGTGCTTATCCGCTATCGTCCAGAAGGGTTATTTACAGTACAAAAACGAAGTTAGTAATGGACTAACATTAGGCTTATAAGGATTTGCGACTATGACACAAGCACTTCGCGGCGTGAAAGAAGCGAATTTTCCCTACAAACTCATCCTGATTACAAGCATCGTTTTTGTAATCTTTGCCTTACTCCCCTATTTTATTGGTGGCTTTCAACTTTCTCTCGTTGCGAAACTGCTACTATTTGCCTCTCTTGCTGTGTCGTTAGACTTGGTTTGGGGGTTCACTGGCATCTTAAGTTTTGCTCAAGGGGTATTTTTCTCCCTAGGGGGCTACATGATTGCCTATCACTTAAAACTCACAGTCGAGGGGGATGGAGAAGTGACTCTGCCAAACTTTATGGTCTGGAGTGGCTTAGAGGAGTTGCCTTGGTTTATTGCTCCTTTGCAGTATTATCCTGTTGCCTTAATTGCCATGGTGGCGCTTCCTGCAGGATTTGCCTTCATTATTGGTTGGTTTATTTTTAACTCCCGAGCGACTGGCGTTTATATTACCATCATTACGCTTGCCCTTTCCTCGGCAATGACTACGTTTTTTATTAGTCAACAGCCTTATACGGGAGGAACAAATGGCATTACTGATCTTGCTCTTTTCAGTATTTTTGGAGTGCCTTTATCATTAAACCAAATTTATTGGTTATGTCTGGTTTTTACCACAGCAGTTTTCCTATTTAGTTGGTGGTTGACTCGAACAAAACTGGGGCTAGTGCTACGCTCCATTAAAGAAAATGAAAATCGAGTAATGTTCTTGGGGTATAACATTGCTCACTATAAAATTTTTATTTGGACTCTCTCA
This window of the Euhalothece natronophila Z-M001 genome carries:
- the urtB gene encoding urea ABC transporter permease subunit UrtB yields the protein MVNCLVFANALPLLNQFVSGLSIVGILLLTALGLAITFGVMRIINLAHGEFITVGAYSSLLVQDALGLDLVMSIPISFLIAGLVGAITEVSVIRRLYGRPLETLLATWGLSIVLRGVIRLLFGAQQQYVQSPPYLSGSVTLLSVEDSSDITLSYYRLFIIGIALALLFLTALLLYGTGLGRKMRAVTQNRQMAECLGVNTKLVDLLTFAYGCGLAGIAGTVMSAFSTVAPEMGQNYLLDSWMVVVAGGVDQLFGTLAGAILIGEGNAMIAYFTNDPTARVIILLGVIVLIRYRPEGLFTVQKRS
- the urtC gene encoding urea ABC transporter permease subunit UrtC gives rise to the protein MTQALRGVKEANFPYKLILITSIVFVIFALLPYFIGGFQLSLVAKLLLFASLAVSLDLVWGFTGILSFAQGVFFSLGGYMIAYHLKLTVEGDGEVTLPNFMVWSGLEELPWFIAPLQYYPVALIAMVALPAGFAFIIGWFIFNSRATGVYITIITLALSSAMTTFFISQQPYTGGTNGITDLALFSIFGVPLSLNQIYWLCLVFTTAVFLFSWWLTRTKLGLVLRSIKENENRVMFLGYNIAHYKIFIWTLSAAIAGIAGGLFVGLNRFISPVYLAVTFGTQIVIWVAIGGRGSLVGPLVAALFLGFVGEYAERAIDDWQLIIGIVLLIVVLFIPNGLISLLPRRFNFTQMAAKPAPSSSSAGYLQAQLLDWLSPLQKGFQMIIKRLRNDQNQ